The Gammaproteobacteria bacterium genome contains a region encoding:
- a CDS encoding Gfo/Idh/MocA family oxidoreductase, protein MKSAVAGSALAAGLPSALAAEGSRTVRRTLSREPIPPGQVAPSDRVGLAVIGAGGMGIADVDTALRIPGVELVAACDIFDGRLDAARERHGDIFTTRDYREVLVRDDIDAVIVGTPDHWHQPISIDALRAGKAVYCEKPMVHDIAEGHDLIRAQEESGRVFQVGSQGMSSLGNEKAKELYEQGAIGHLNYAEGFWARNDPIGAWQYPIPPDASEETVDWERFLGPAPERPYDPLRVFRWRNYRDYGTGVAGDLFVHLFSSLHFVVSSRGPTRIQAAGGLRYWKDGREVPDVLLGVFDYPETDAHPGFNLSLRVNFVDGTSGSTFLRLVGSEGAMDVTWTDVVLRKNVAVDPMDAFSQEKMAEAAAGEGGLPARVRMLPPAEARYEVERGYRGAHVDHFFNFFQAIRGGPPVIEDAVFGLRAAAPALACNLSYFEDRIVRWDPDAMRLA, encoded by the coding sequence GTGAAGTCCGCGGTAGCCGGGTCCGCACTCGCCGCGGGTCTCCCTTCGGCGCTTGCAGCCGAAGGAAGTCGAACCGTCCGCCGGACGCTGTCCCGGGAACCGATTCCGCCCGGTCAGGTTGCCCCCTCCGACCGCGTCGGCCTGGCCGTCATCGGCGCGGGCGGGATGGGCATTGCCGACGTGGACACGGCGCTGCGCATCCCCGGCGTCGAACTCGTGGCCGCTTGCGACATCTTCGACGGGCGCCTCGACGCTGCCCGCGAGCGCCATGGCGACATCTTCACCACCCGTGACTACCGGGAAGTCCTCGTCCGAGACGACATCGACGCGGTCATCGTGGGCACGCCTGACCATTGGCATCAGCCCATCTCCATTGACGCGCTCAGGGCGGGGAAGGCGGTCTACTGCGAGAAGCCGATGGTGCACGACATCGCCGAAGGCCACGATCTGATCCGCGCCCAGGAGGAATCGGGACGCGTATTCCAGGTGGGCAGTCAGGGGATGAGCTCGCTCGGCAACGAGAAGGCGAAGGAGCTGTACGAGCAGGGCGCCATCGGGCATCTCAACTATGCGGAGGGCTTCTGGGCGCGCAACGATCCCATCGGGGCATGGCAGTACCCCATCCCGCCCGACGCCTCGGAGGAGACCGTCGACTGGGAGCGCTTCCTGGGTCCGGCCCCCGAACGGCCCTACGACCCCCTGCGGGTCTTCCGCTGGCGCAACTATCGCGACTATGGCACGGGGGTCGCCGGCGACCTCTTCGTCCACCTCTTCTCCAGCCTCCACTTCGTGGTCTCTTCGCGTGGACCCACGCGCATCCAGGCCGCGGGAGGGCTGCGCTACTGGAAGGACGGGCGGGAGGTGCCGGACGTGCTCCTCGGCGTCTTCGACTATCCGGAGACGGACGCGCATCCGGGGTTCAATCTTTCGCTGCGCGTCAACTTCGTGGACGGCACCTCGGGCAGCACCTTCCTTCGGCTGGTGGGAAGCGAGGGCGCCATGGACGTGACCTGGACCGACGTGGTGCTGCGCAAGAACGTAGCGGTCGATCCCATGGACGCCTTCTCGCAGGAGAAGATGGCCGAGGCGGCGGCGGGCGAAGGCGGTCTCCCCGCGCGCGTGCGCATGCTTCCGCCGGCGGAGGCCCGCTATGAGGTCGAGCGCGGCTACCGGGGCGCGCACGTCGATCACTTCTTCAACTTCTTCCAGGCGATCCGCGGAGGCCCGCCGGTCATCGAGGATGCCGTCTTCGGCCTGCGCGCGGCGGCTCCGGCGCTGGCGTGCAACCTCAGCTATTTCGAGGACCGGATCGTGCGCTGGGATCCCGACGCGATGAGACTCGCCTGA
- a CDS encoding ATP-binding cassette domain-containing protein: MNETAVRLSGVTKSFGAHTAVSDFDLDIPRGTILGLLGPNGSGKTTTIRMIMAILLPDEGSVELLGGSPDMKRRGRVGYLPEERGVYPKMKVIEQLVFLGELRGLARRDARRRATQWLDRLGLEDWAAKKVQDLSKGMQQKVQFIGTILHDPDLLILDEPFSGLDPINQDVLESIVREERERGKTILFSTHLMEQAERLCERVCMISRSRKVLDGDLRELKRRERTGAMAVEFEGDAGWLHRAGVVDAEKVNGAWHIPPGRISHHELLGAAMREGVNLRRFEVLEPRLHEIFVRHAGEESTEPAMLPKGGAR; the protein is encoded by the coding sequence GTGAACGAAACAGCAGTCCGGCTGTCGGGCGTCACCAAGTCGTTCGGGGCGCACACGGCGGTTTCCGACTTCGACCTCGACATCCCCCGGGGCACGATCCTCGGATTGCTCGGCCCGAACGGATCGGGCAAGACGACGACGATCCGCATGATCATGGCCATCCTGCTGCCGGACGAGGGCTCTGTCGAACTGCTCGGCGGCTCACCCGACATGAAACGCAGGGGCCGGGTCGGATATCTGCCCGAGGAACGGGGCGTCTACCCGAAGATGAAGGTGATCGAGCAGCTCGTTTTCCTCGGTGAACTCCGCGGTCTGGCGCGGCGCGATGCGCGGCGGCGGGCGACGCAATGGCTGGACCGGCTGGGTCTCGAGGACTGGGCGGCCAAGAAGGTGCAGGATCTCTCGAAGGGGATGCAGCAGAAGGTTCAGTTCATCGGTACGATCCTTCACGACCCGGACCTCCTCATCCTCGACGAGCCCTTCAGCGGGCTGGACCCGATCAATCAGGACGTGCTGGAGTCGATCGTCCGCGAGGAGAGGGAACGCGGCAAGACCATTCTCTTCTCCACTCACCTCATGGAGCAGGCGGAGCGGCTGTGCGAGCGCGTCTGCATGATCTCCCGGTCCCGCAAGGTGCTCGACGGCGACCTCAGGGAGCTCAAGCGGCGGGAGCGGACGGGCGCGATGGCCGTGGAATTCGAAGGCGATGCCGGCTGGCTCCATCGGGCAGGCGTTGTCGACGCCGAGAAGGTGAACGGCGCCTGGCACATCCCGCCGGGCCGGATCTCCCATCACGAGCTGCTCGGCGCCGCCATGCGCGAAGGCGTGAACCTGCGCCGCTTCGAGGTGCTGGAGCCCCGCCTGCACGAGATCTTCGTGCGCCACGCAGGGGAGGAATCGACCGAACCGGCGATGCTGCCCAAGGGAGGCGCTCGGTGA
- a CDS encoding ABC transporter permease has protein sequence MRQVWVVLRREYLERVRTKGFIIGTIALPLFMIGIMGLNIFIAVQAADSDRELALVDFTGSIGEEVAGRLDGLGYDVEVMGSDVSLEELDRQVIDDELEAYLVLDDRTLSEGVFAYHGQDSPGITRVALFESAVNDVALESYLATIGTGEELRSLIEGGRLEFESVVEVEDQAEAEAARMSGMAFGFGGAFFLYMATLLYGAFVLRSVLDEKRNRVVEVVISSVTPWRLLLGKVLGVGSMGLTQMGIWAASAGILLLVAAPIIAVQIPNADLELFTQVLPGPGALVLLIVFFLLGYFLYASLFAAVGAMCATEEEAGHAQFPVIMLLIIPLILQSATLGGGTMPWMDWVALFPFFSPIMMFPRALQGAVPWWMTGLSLVFMAGAVVGTSWVAGRIYRVGILMQGKRPTLRELVRWVKEA, from the coding sequence GTGAGACAGGTCTGGGTGGTGCTGCGGCGGGAGTACCTGGAGCGGGTCAGGACGAAGGGTTTCATCATCGGCACGATCGCCCTTCCGCTCTTCATGATCGGGATCATGGGGCTCAACATCTTCATTGCGGTGCAGGCCGCGGACTCCGACCGCGAGCTGGCCCTGGTGGACTTCACGGGCAGCATCGGCGAGGAGGTGGCCGGGCGGCTCGACGGACTGGGCTACGACGTCGAGGTAATGGGATCGGACGTCAGCCTGGAAGAACTGGATCGCCAGGTCATCGACGACGAACTGGAAGCCTACCTGGTGCTCGACGACCGCACGCTGTCGGAGGGGGTGTTCGCCTACCACGGGCAGGACTCGCCCGGCATCACGCGCGTGGCCCTCTTCGAGTCCGCGGTGAACGACGTCGCGCTGGAAAGCTACCTGGCGACGATCGGTACCGGGGAAGAGCTGCGGTCGCTCATCGAAGGCGGGCGGCTGGAATTCGAATCGGTCGTCGAAGTGGAAGACCAGGCGGAGGCCGAGGCGGCCCGGATGTCGGGGATGGCCTTCGGCTTTGGCGGAGCCTTCTTTCTGTACATGGCCACGCTCCTCTACGGGGCCTTCGTGCTCCGGTCCGTCCTCGACGAGAAGCGGAACCGGGTGGTGGAGGTGGTGATCTCGTCGGTTACCCCGTGGCGGCTCCTGCTGGGCAAGGTGCTCGGCGTGGGATCGATGGGGCTGACCCAGATGGGGATCTGGGCGGCGTCCGCGGGCATCCTGCTTCTCGTCGCGGCACCGATCATCGCGGTCCAGATCCCGAACGCGGACCTTGAGCTCTTCACGCAGGTCCTGCCGGGGCCGGGCGCCCTGGTGCTCCTCATCGTTTTCTTCCTTCTCGGCTACTTCCTCTATGCGTCCCTGTTCGCGGCGGTCGGGGCCATGTGCGCCACCGAGGAGGAAGCCGGACACGCCCAGTTCCCGGTGATCATGCTGCTCATCATCCCGTTGATCCTGCAGTCGGCCACCCTCGGGGGAGGCACGATGCCGTGGATGGACTGGGTGGCGCTCTTTCCGTTCTTCAGCCCGATCATGATGTTCCCGCGCGCATTGCAGGGAGCGGTGCCCTGGTGGATGACGGGGCTGTCGCTCGTCTTCATGGCCGGCGCCGTGGTGGGCACGTCGTGGGTGGCCGGGAGGATCTATCGCGTCGGGATTCTCATGCAGGGGAAGCGGCCCACCCTGCGCGAGCTGGTGAGGTGGGTGAAGGAGGCCTAG
- a CDS encoding SDR family oxidoreductase: MPVLPLQGQVAVVAGATRGAGRGIARMLGAAGATVYCTGRSVQGRPATPGRPETLEETAELVTAEGGRGIAVRADHTIESEVERLFARIRAEAGRLDILVNDIWGGDALTEWGTPFWELSTAKGPELLERAVHTHIITSRHGVPAMVERDTGLIVEVTDGDTFGYRGNLFYDLAKNAVVRLAYAMAGDLHAHNVTALAVTPGFLRSEAVLDHFGVSEGNWRDAIEKDEYFAESETPCFVGRAIAALAADPEVARKSGGLYSSWELAKEYGFTDVDGRRPDWGSFFLGKVREILSRDAPPDEMDLFVVRSRLYQAELDSSAAREAERLRTWLARHE, translated from the coding sequence GTGCCGGTCCTTCCACTCCAGGGCCAGGTAGCCGTCGTCGCCGGCGCCACGCGAGGCGCAGGCCGAGGCATCGCGCGCATGCTGGGGGCCGCGGGCGCGACGGTGTACTGCACGGGCCGCAGCGTCCAAGGCCGCCCCGCCACCCCCGGCCGCCCCGAGACGCTGGAGGAGACAGCGGAGCTCGTCACGGCGGAAGGAGGCCGTGGCATCGCCGTCCGCGCCGACCACACCATCGAGTCGGAAGTCGAGCGGCTCTTCGCGCGCATCCGCGCTGAGGCAGGCCGGCTGGACATCCTGGTCAACGACATCTGGGGCGGCGACGCGCTCACCGAGTGGGGAACACCCTTCTGGGAGCTCTCCACCGCCAAGGGGCCGGAGCTGCTCGAGCGCGCCGTCCACACCCACATCATCACCAGCCGCCACGGCGTGCCGGCGATGGTCGAACGCGACACCGGGCTCATCGTCGAGGTCACGGACGGCGACACCTTCGGCTACCGCGGCAACCTCTTCTACGACCTCGCCAAGAACGCGGTCGTGCGGCTCGCCTACGCGATGGCCGGCGACCTCCACGCCCACAACGTGACGGCACTGGCGGTCACCCCCGGATTCCTGCGCTCGGAGGCGGTGCTCGACCACTTCGGGGTCTCCGAGGGCAACTGGCGCGACGCCATCGAGAAGGACGAGTACTTCGCCGAGTCCGAGACGCCGTGCTTCGTCGGCCGTGCGATCGCGGCGCTCGCCGCCGACCCCGAGGTTGCCCGGAAGAGCGGCGGGCTCTACTCGAGCTGGGAGCTGGCGAAGGAGTACGGCTTCACCGACGTCGACGGGCGCAGGCCGGACTGGGGCAGCTTCTTCCTCGGCAAGGTGCGGGAGATCCTCTCTCGGGACGCGCCGCCGGACGAAATGGACCTTTTTGTCGTACGCAGCCGGCTCTATCAGGCGGAACTCGACTCGTCCGCCGCGAGGGAGGCTGAGCGCCTCCGCACCTGGCTCGCACGGCACGAATGA
- a CDS encoding 6-bladed beta-propeller — protein MRLKRLIAVAMVTAATFGCSADSRVASDWAGTIYDSAGVTVVANPIAGLWTEATAWRLEEELRIGVVDGDPMREFGSIRGLAVDDSGRIYVLDSMAREIRVFDPDGKFLSAFGQRGSGPGELSSPSAVLIGGGDTILVPDVLNGRVQRFLTDGSPAGHSPMDLAGGIPIDWRARDGLLLEVLRPHPSSATGDASRTLLLLRNSGGEVVDTLLEMEESGALEYRNGMAHMVAFSPEPRWTLLEDGRLASGRLSAYRLEIRDLTGRLERVVTKSFEPRPLRDSDRRALRERIRASYGRGPLSADREHMIRTMEFGTHFPAFANLFGGPHGTLWVQRALQVSAFGPDDDVEFGLHAFATPEHDTFDREGRYLGTMTPPRGFDPMMSRGEHLYGVQRDDLDVQYVVRLRVVR, from the coding sequence GTGCGTTTGAAGCGACTCATCGCAGTGGCGATGGTCACCGCAGCCACGTTTGGCTGCAGCGCGGACTCGCGCGTCGCCAGCGATTGGGCGGGCACCATCTACGACAGCGCCGGGGTGACCGTCGTCGCCAACCCCATAGCCGGCCTGTGGACGGAAGCCACGGCCTGGAGGCTCGAGGAGGAACTGCGCATCGGCGTGGTGGACGGCGATCCGATGCGGGAGTTCGGGTCGATCAGAGGTCTGGCGGTTGACGACTCCGGCCGCATCTACGTTCTCGATTCGATGGCCCGCGAAATCCGGGTCTTCGACCCTGACGGCAAGTTCCTCAGCGCATTCGGCCAGCGGGGGAGCGGACCGGGCGAACTGAGCTCGCCATCCGCCGTATTGATCGGCGGGGGCGACACGATCCTGGTACCGGATGTCCTCAATGGACGGGTACAGAGGTTCCTCACGGATGGATCGCCCGCCGGCCATTCCCCAATGGACCTGGCGGGCGGGATCCCTATCGACTGGCGCGCCCGGGATGGGCTCCTGCTTGAAGTACTCAGGCCACATCCCTCATCTGCCACCGGCGACGCGTCCCGGACCCTGTTACTGCTTCGGAACAGTGGCGGCGAGGTGGTCGACACGTTGCTCGAAATGGAGGAGAGCGGAGCGCTCGAGTATCGCAACGGCATGGCGCACATGGTCGCGTTTTCGCCTGAGCCGCGATGGACATTGCTCGAAGATGGTCGCCTGGCAAGCGGGCGTCTCTCGGCCTACCGGCTGGAGATTCGGGATCTGACTGGCCGCTTGGAGCGCGTCGTCACCAAGTCGTTCGAACCCAGGCCTCTACGCGACTCCGACCGGCGGGCGCTGCGCGAGCGCATACGAGCGTCCTACGGGCGTGGCCCTCTGTCCGCCGACAGGGAACACATGATCCGCACCATGGAGTTCGGAACGCACTTCCCCGCGTTCGCGAACCTGTTCGGAGGCCCTCACGGAACCCTCTGGGTGCAGCGGGCGCTTCAGGTGTCGGCGTTCGGACCCGACGACGATGTGGAGTTCGGCCTGCACGCGTTCGCCACGCCCGAGCACGACACCTTCGACCGCGAAGGACGCTACCTGGGCACGATGACACCACCCAGGGGTTTCGATCCGATGATGTCCCGGGGGGAGCATCTCTACGGCGTGCAGCGCGACGATCTCGACGTGCAGTACGTCGTGCGGCTGAGGGTCGTGCGGTGA
- a CDS encoding P-II family nitrogen regulator, translating into MKLVIAYVQPDRLHSVKEALAEVEVGRMSVTNALGCGQQGGFTETYRGADFEVRLRKKVRFEIAVNDNFLERTRKAIIKGARSGNIGDGVIFVLELAECYRIRTGEEGSPAIG; encoded by the coding sequence ATGAAACTCGTGATTGCGTACGTTCAGCCCGATCGGCTGCACAGCGTCAAGGAAGCCCTGGCCGAGGTGGAGGTGGGACGGATGTCGGTGACCAACGCCCTCGGCTGCGGGCAGCAGGGAGGGTTCACGGAGACCTACCGGGGAGCGGACTTCGAGGTGAGGCTCCGCAAGAAGGTGCGCTTCGAGATCGCCGTGAACGACAACTTCCTGGAACGGACCAGGAAGGCGATCATCAAGGGCGCGCGCTCGGGGAACATCGGCGACGGTGTGATCTTCGTGCTGGAACTGGCGGAGTGCTACCGGATCCGGACCGGAGAGGAGGGCTCCCCCGCGATCGGCTGA